One genomic region from Cardiocondyla obscurior isolate alpha-2009 linkage group LG01, Cobs3.1, whole genome shotgun sequence encodes:
- the LOC139106263 gene encoding transmembrane and immunoglobulin domain-containing protein 1 isoform X1, whose amino-acid sequence MPSMKDHRGGWLCVVLSLITFLSHQIECAAKNGRSVVEHHPSSYWDQPFSQPYFDNTTKRETTTTVGQSAYLHCRVRNLSDRAVSWIRQRDLHILTVGILTYTNDQRFQSLHSDGSDEWTLKISSPQVRDSGIYECQVSTEPKISQAFNLSVVVSKAKINGNSELYIKSGSDINLTCIVLQTPEPPSFIYWYKGDNVINYSQRGGISVVTEKQTRTSRLLISRALPADSGNYTCAPSTAESASVLVHVLNGESGIKKSYIIENPQYYRQTVTTCLRISFFATISAKLSILYGTVFFFFFFFGWFRYQHFE is encoded by the exons AATGCGCGGCCAAAAACGGACGATCTGTAGTGGAGCACCATCCGTCCTCTTACTGGGATCAACCCTTTAGTCAGCCTTACTTCGACAACACGACAAAGAGGGAGACCACAACCACCGTTGGGCAATCCGCTTACCTGCACTGCAGGGTGCGCAATCTTAGCGATCGTGCG GTTTCGTGGATCAGACAGCGGGATTTGCATATCCTCACTGTCGGCATTCTAACATATACAAATGACCAGCGTTTCCAATCGCTACACAGCGATGGTAGTGACGAGTGGACCCTGAAAATCAGTTCGCCGCAAGTGCGAGACAGCGGAATTTACGAATGTCAAGTCTCGACAGAGCCGAAAATTAGTCAGGCTTTCAACTTGAGTGTAGTAG TCTCGAAGGCAAAGATCAACGGCAATTCGGAGCTCTACATCAAAAGCGGGAGCGACATCAATCTGACCTGCATCGTGCTGCAAACGCCGGAACCACCATCCTTCATCTATTG GTACAAAGGTGATAACGTGATAAACTACAGCCAACGCGGGGGCATTAGCGTCGTGACGGAGAAGCAAACGCGAACGTCACGTCTTCTGATCAGCAGAGCGCTACCAGCCGATTCCGGCAATTATACCTGTGCGCCATCCACAGCCGAATCAGCCAGCGTTCTTGTCCACGTACTCAATGGTGAGTCGGGAATTAAAAAGTCATACATCATCGAAAATCCGCAATATTATCGTCAAACTGTCACAACGTGTCTTCGTATATCTTTTTTTGCAACAATATCGGCAAAATTATCGATTCTTTACgggacagtttttttttttttttttttttttggatggTTTCGATACCAacatttcgaataa